The proteins below come from a single Halobacillus salinarum genomic window:
- the dnaG gene encoding DNA primase has translation MVISMAGQIPEELVDEIRKSSEIVDVIGEYVQLKRQGRNYFGLCPFHGENTPSFSVSSDKQIFHCFGCGKGGNVYTFLMEMEGYSFIEAVKHLAEQNGVQLPEHQQEENQPERSPESQQILEAHEWLTKLYHHLLKNSKDGKDAYQYLLDRGFTDELINRYQIGFSPRSRDFVVTFLEKKGFHPQTMVKAGLLNADNDGNYHDRFNGRVIFPLRNHLGKTVAFAGRSLGDQQPKYINSPETELFHKGKLLYNFDLARSAIRKQNSVVLFEGFADVISAYQSGVHNAVGTMGTSISTTQAKLLKRYADKAIICYDGDQAGINAAVKAAKLVRDVGLQTYVARLPEGQDPDDFIQENGADRFKREIIDASETYTSFMMSILRRDYNLNLEGDRIAYIEEVLKEVAKITGAIEKEYYLQELSKEFNISFNTLKEELDQISVQTQPVKDNQQQKRHTNRRNDYSLQQKLLPAFHNAERKLIAYMLKDSIIADRVQEEIGGAFNISDHQVIVTYLYAYYEDGNDPDISQFVERLDDPSLKDLVIQLAMAPAEEELSDQELQDYIYRIQLESHDRKDIKTLEAEMKAAEQHNDPIKAAQIGMEILQRKKNLKNTH, from the coding sequence ATGGTGATTAGTATGGCAGGACAAATACCAGAAGAACTCGTCGATGAGATAAGAAAGTCTTCAGAGATCGTTGATGTGATCGGTGAGTACGTACAATTAAAGAGGCAAGGCAGGAATTATTTTGGTCTCTGTCCTTTCCACGGGGAAAATACTCCTTCTTTTTCCGTATCTAGTGACAAGCAGATTTTTCATTGCTTTGGATGTGGAAAGGGAGGGAATGTGTACACCTTTCTAATGGAAATGGAAGGCTATAGTTTTATTGAAGCAGTAAAACATTTAGCTGAACAAAATGGTGTTCAGCTCCCTGAGCACCAGCAGGAAGAAAATCAGCCGGAGCGAAGTCCCGAGTCTCAGCAGATTCTGGAAGCTCATGAATGGCTCACTAAGCTTTACCATCACTTGCTGAAAAATTCAAAGGATGGAAAAGACGCCTATCAATATTTATTAGATCGAGGATTTACGGATGAATTAATTAACCGTTACCAAATTGGGTTTTCGCCAAGATCCAGAGATTTTGTCGTTACCTTTCTTGAAAAGAAAGGCTTTCATCCACAGACCATGGTTAAAGCAGGGCTGCTCAATGCAGATAACGATGGGAATTATCATGATCGTTTTAACGGAAGAGTCATATTTCCACTCCGTAACCATCTAGGTAAAACAGTGGCTTTTGCCGGCCGCTCGTTAGGCGATCAGCAGCCAAAGTATATTAACAGTCCCGAAACGGAACTTTTCCATAAAGGGAAGCTGTTGTATAACTTTGACCTTGCCAGGTCTGCGATTCGAAAACAGAATAGTGTAGTCTTATTTGAAGGTTTTGCAGATGTTATTTCTGCTTATCAATCAGGAGTGCATAACGCTGTCGGTACAATGGGCACCTCAATTTCAACCACCCAGGCTAAATTGTTGAAGCGTTACGCTGATAAAGCAATTATTTGCTACGATGGAGACCAGGCAGGAATTAACGCAGCAGTAAAAGCAGCCAAGCTGGTGCGCGATGTAGGTTTACAGACTTATGTAGCTCGGCTCCCGGAGGGTCAGGACCCCGATGATTTCATTCAAGAAAACGGGGCAGACCGGTTTAAACGGGAGATCATCGATGCGAGCGAAACCTATACTTCCTTTATGATGTCTATTCTAAGAAGAGATTACAATCTTAATCTAGAAGGAGATCGCATCGCCTATATCGAAGAGGTATTGAAAGAGGTAGCCAAGATCACAGGCGCGATTGAAAAAGAATACTATCTTCAGGAGTTATCTAAGGAATTTAACATATCCTTTAATACTTTGAAAGAAGAACTTGATCAAATCAGTGTACAAACACAGCCTGTAAAGGATAACCAACAGCAGAAACGCCATACTAATCGTAGAAACGATTATTCACTGCAGCAAAAACTTCTTCCAGCTTTTCATAATGCTGAACGGAAGCTCATTGCATATATGTTGAAAGATTCAATTATTGCTGATAGAGTTCAGGAGGAAATCGGAGGAGCCTTTAATATTTCTGACCACCAGGTTATTGTTACTTATCTTTATGCATATTATGAAGACGGTAACGATCCGGATATCAGTCAGTTTGTGGAGAGGCTGGATGATCCTTCACTTAAAGACCTGGTTATCCAGCTGGCCATGGCGCCAGCTGAAGAGGAACTTTCAGACCAGGAGCTTCAAGATTACATTTATAGGATTCAGCTTGAATCCCATGACAGAAAGGACATTAAAACTCTTGAAGCTGAGATGAAAGCTGCAGAGCAGCATAATGATCCTATTAAAGCAGCTCAGATAGGCATGGAAATACTGCAGCGAAAGAAAAACTTAAAAAACACTCATTGA